A genomic window from Schistocerca piceifrons isolate TAMUIC-IGC-003096 chromosome 10, iqSchPice1.1, whole genome shotgun sequence includes:
- the LOC124718689 gene encoding ELAV-like protein 1, whose protein sequence is MKQNGGAATATHHHNGQAPPPPASSPCNSHSPSSSGRGGGADDNSKTNLIVNYLPQTMTQDDMRALFSTVGELENCKLIRDKSTGQSLGYGFVKYRTEEDAVKAVNTLSGLRIQNKVIKVSHARPSSESIKGANLYVSGVPRNVTPAEFEKMFSRFGTIITSRILCDNSTGLSKGVGFIRFDQRSEAERAIEEMHGYTPPGSGEPLGVKFANKPTTQLGLYHPAAAYYPPDGRRFAGPIHSPGSRFRYLPLSPLGATGEKAILAMNKGLQRYSPLTGGDYLAGMLPGDPAGWSIFVYNLAPEAEENVLWQLFGPFGAVQNVKVIRDADSNKCKGFGFVTMTNYDEAVVAIQSLNGYTLGNRVLQVSFKTAKVKHA, encoded by the coding sequence ATGAAGCAAAATGGCGGAGCGGCGACGGCCACCCACCACCACAACGGGCAGGCGCCTCCGCCTCCGGCCTCGTCGCCTTGCAACTCGCACAGCCCGTCGTCGTCGGggcgcggcggcggcgccgacgacaaCAGCAAGACGAACCTGATAGTCAACTACCTGCCGCAGACGATGACGCAGGACGACATGCGGGCGCTGTTCTCGACCGTCGGCGAGCTCGAGAACTGCAAGCTGATCCGCGACAAGTCGACGGGCCAGAGCCTCGGCTACGGCTTCGTCAAGTACCGCACCGAGGAGGACGCCGTCAAGGCGGTGAACACGCTCTCCGGCCTGCGCATCCAGAACAAGGTGATCAAGGTGTCGCACGCGCGGCCCAGCAGCGAGTCGATAAAGGGGGCCAACCTGTACGTCAGCGGCGTGCCGAGGAACGTGACCCCGGCCGAGTTCGAGAAGATGTTCTCCCGCTTCGGCACCATCATCACGTCCCGCATCCTGTGCGACAACTCGACCGGCCTGTCCAAAGGGGTGGGCTTCATCAGGTTCGACCAGCGCTCCGAGGCGGAGCGCGCCATCGAGGAAATGCACGGGTACACGCCGCCCGGCTCCGGCGAACCCCTCGGGGTCAAGTTCGCCAACAAGCCGACCACCCAACTGGGACTGTACCACCCGGCAGCAGCCTACTACCCGCCCGACGGTCGCCGCTTCGCCGGACCCATCCACTCTCCCGGGAGCCGCTTCCGGTATCTGCCCCTCTCGCCCCTGGGGGCCACGGGCGAGAAGGCCATCCTCGCCATGAACAAGGGTCTGCAGCGCTACTCGCCCCTCACCGGCGGCGACTACCTCGCCGGGATGCTGCCGGGCGACCCGGCCGGCTGGTCCATCTTCGTCTACAACCTGGCCCCCGAGGCGGAGGAGAACGTCCTGTGGCAGCTCTTCGGGCCCTTCGGCGCCGTCCAAAACGTGAAGGTGATTCGCGACGCAGACAGCAATAAGTGCAAGGGCTTCGGCTTTGTCACGATGACCAACTACGACGAGGCAGTCGTCGCTATCCAGTCACTCAACGGGTACACGCTCGGTAACCGTGTTCTGCAAGTGTCTTTCAAGACAGCCAAAGTCAAACACGCGTAG